In the Leptospira terpstrae serovar Hualin str. LT 11-33 = ATCC 700639 genome, AATCGGGAACCGCGAATTCAATTTAATTGCAAACCCAATCATTACTAGTTCTGGCGAACGATTGGGTAGTGTTGTGGAATGGGCGGATGTAACAGAAGCGAATGCAAATTCAAAAGCCATCGAAAGATCTCAAGCAACCGTAGAATTCAATATGGATGGAAGTATTGTCACTGCGAACGAAAACTTTCTTACTCTTATGAATTATAGTATGAATGAAATCAAAGGGCAAAACCACAGGATCTTTCTCGAAACACAAGAAGCAAATTCAGAAGCCTATCGTCAATTTTGGGCGGCGCTCAATCGTGGAGAATTTCAATCTGCTGAATACAAACGTATTGGTAAAAATGGAAAAGAAGTTTGGATCCAGGCGATTTATACTCCTATTATAGATGCAAACGGAAAACCATACAAAGTCATTAATTTTGCAACAGACATCACAGAAAATAAAAAACAAGTAAGAGAGTTTATTGGTCAAATTGAAGCCATCAATAAGGCTCAAGCAACGATTGAATTCAATATGGATGGAACCATTATCACTGCAAATGATATCTTCTTAAAAACCATGGGCTACGGTTTACAAGAAGTTGCAGGAAAACACCATAGAATGTTTGTGGAACCTGCCATGGTCAATTCGGAAGATTACCGTCAGTTCTGGGCAGGTTTAAACCGAGGTGAATTTCAAACCTCAGAATATAGAAGGATTGGAAAAGGGGGAAAAATTGTATGGCTCCAAGCAACCTACAACCCCATCCTCGACTTAAATGGAAAACCTTACAAAGTCATAAAATTTGCCTCAGATATAACTGAACAAAAGAATGTAGCAATCGAAACGGCTCGAATTGTAGACGATTTAGTCATTGGACTTTCTGCTTTGGAGAATGGAGATTTAACACAACTCATTACCAATGAATATGATGGTGGGTTTGCAAAACTAAGAGATTCCTTTAACAATACCTCTAAAAAACTTGTAGATATCATCAACGACGTAAGAACCAATACAGATGCTCTTGTCAATGCTGCTGACGAAGTGGCGTCCACAGCCAGTACACTTTCACAAGGTGCCAGTGAACAGGCGGCATCTGTAGAAGAAACTTCTGCTTCCTTAGAGGAAATGGGAGCCTCCATTGATCAAAATGCTGAAAATGCAAAACAAACGGATACCATTGCCACTAAATCGGCAAAGGATGCAAAACAAGGTGGAGAAGCCGTAAAAAACACAGTTACAGCAATGAAGGAGATTGCGGACAAAATATCTATCATTGAAGATATCGCATACCAAACCAACTTACTGGCATTAAATGCAGCCATCGAAGCAGCAAGGGCCGGGGAACACGGAAAAGGATTTGCTGTAGTAGCTTCAGAAGTTAGAAAACTGGCAGAACGTTCACAAAAATCTGCTAATGAAATCGGAAGTTTAGCTGGAAGTTCTGTTCAAATTGCTGAATCTGCTGGAAAACTCATTGAAGAAATTGTTCCTGCCATCAATAAAACTGCGGACCTTGTCCAAGAGATAACTGCAGCAAGCCAAGAGCAGTCCTCAGGTGTCAATGAAGTCAATAAAGCAATGGGACAACTGGACCAAGTTTCTCAACAATCGGCAAGTGCTTCGGAAGAATTAGCAGCCATTGCAGAAGAACTCCAAGCCCAAGCAGAAAAACTTCTATCTTCTATTAGTTTTTTCAAACTGGGTAAACAAGCAAACTTCCAATCTGTTGTAGAATCCAAACATACAAAACCAGTAGCAAAACCTACGGGCAGACTACAAACACCGAATGCCAGAAAAGCGGATCCGTCCGATGACAATGGCAAGTTTCAGAAGTATTAAAGAAGGATACCTATATGCAGGAACTCCAATATTTAACTTTTTTAATTTCGGAAGAACTTTTCGGACTCGGAATCTTGTACATCAAAGAGATCATAGAATTTGAATCTGTGACCCATGTTCCGATGATGCCAGAATACATTCCTGGTGTGATTAACCTCAGAGGGAATGTAGTACCAGTCATTGATCTCAATATGAGATTCTACAAAAAGAAAACGGAAACAAATCGTAAAACCTGTATCATCATTACAGAAATCAAGATGGAAAACGAAATCATAGATGTGGGTCTTCTTGTGGATGCGGTCAATGAAGTAGTCGATATTACTCCTGATTCCATTGAAGAACCACCTAGTTTTGGTTCGAAAATCCGATTGGATTTTATCCAAGGTCTTGGAAAATTAGAAAATAAATTTGTGATTATTCTGAAAGTGAACCAAATTCTGGAACTTTCGGAGTTACAAACGATCCAAGAAACATCGTCAAATGTGATGTGATGGATTCACCTAATGAAGTAGTAGATCGTTTTCTAAACCCTGGAGAAATTTTCTTCGGAGGTCCTGAATTTAGGGTCAAAACTTTACTTGGGTCCTGTGTATCTATTGTGTTATGGCATCCCAACCGTCATTTAGGTGGGATGTGTCATTACCTCCTCCCTACCCCGGCAGATCTGCATTCAGAAAAAACTCACAAATATGGAGTCGATGCAGTTGCTTTCTTTTTATCTGAAATGAAAAAACGTAGATCACAGCCAAACGAATATTACGCGAAGGTATTTGGAGGATCCAATATGTTTCTGCATGAAGAACGAGAAATTTTAAAGGATAATTCCTCATTAAACGTTGGAGCTCGCAATGCAGAGTTTGCTAAAAAAATTCTAAAAGAAAATGAAATCAAAATTCTTTCCGAAGACCTTGGTGGAACATTATCAAGGAAAATATATTTTACTGTTTGGGACGGAGAAGTCTGGGTAGAGAAAAAATAGTTTTATGAAAAAAATCAAAGTTTTTGTAATCGATGATTCTGCAGTCGTAAGACAAGTGTTAACTGAAATTTTCAAATCAGATTCCAATTTTGAATTTTTAGGTAGCGCTTCGGATCCTCTATTTGCATTAGATAAAATGAATAATAATTGGCCTGATGTGATTGTCCTGGATATAGAGATGCCAAGAATGGATGGGTTATCGTTTTTAAAAAAAATCATGTCGGAAAGGCCTACTCCCGTTGTGATTTGTTCCACATTAACTACGGAAGGTTCGGATACTGCAATGTTTGCCATGAGTCTTGGTGCTTGTGATATCATTACAAAACCAAAAATCGGATTAAAAGATTTTTTAAATGAAAGCACAATTGAACTCACAGACGCGGTGATGGCAGCTGCCGCAGTATCTTTAAAAGCACTTCCCTCACTATCGAACCAAAAGCAGTTCACAGTAAAACTAGATAAAAAACAAGATATCTCCCAACTACAAGCAACTGAAAAAATTGTTGCGATTGGAACCTCCACTGGGGGAACAATTGCCCTGGAAGAAGTCCTTACTAAACTGCCAAGAGACAAAACACCGGGCATTGTCATTGTCCAACATATGCCTGAAAAGTTTACAGAAACATTTGCCAAACGTTTGGATTCCATTTGTGAAATCAGTGTCAGAGAAGCAAAAGATGGAGACCGAGTGGTTAGAGGATTGGCCCTCATTGCTCCAGGGAATCGCCATATGACTGTGAAACGTTCGGGAGCCCAATACTATGTAGAAATTACAGATGGTCCTCTCGTCAATCGCCACAGACCATCAGTGGACGTCCTATTTCGTTCTGTCGCAAGGCATGTGGGAAAAAATTCGAAAGGAATCATCATGACAGGGATGGGAGATGATGGGGCTTCTGGATTACTGGAAATGAAAGATGCGGGTGCTGATACCATAGCACAAAATGAAGAAACATCTGTTGTGTTTGGAATGCCAAAGGAAGCAATCAAGAGAGGAGGTGTAAACCACATCCTCCCCTTAACTGAAATTTACAAAACGATTGTGGGTTACGGTTAGTTAACCGAGACCCAACTCTTTCGTTACTTTTACTTTTCTTGCCCGAATGTCCTCAGGAGACTCTTCCTTCAAAATTTCATCCGGTTTGATTTTAAAAATGGCTTGAGCTTTCGACACAATCTTTCCATCAGAATCTACCATTAGATTTTTAACAATGGTTCCGCTCACAGGAGCTAGAATTTTGTTAAACATCTTCATTACTTCAATGATGAAGAGAGGTTGTCCCGCTTGGAAATGGTCACCTTCATTGATCAATTGAGGTAGATTTGGTGCTTCTTTAGAATAGAACATTCCACCCATTGGTGCCACAATTTCATCCCCAGACATTTTTGGTGGTGGGTTCAATGTTTTAATGTAGGCATCTCTTGTGTCTTTGTTTTTAAATTCATCCGGAACCACTCCGTCCAAATCAGCATTCACATCCAAACCAAAGAAATTGGATTTGATACCAATTTTTGGAAGGAGTAAAAGAGTCTCAAGACCTGCTTGGAATCCGTTATGGCTTGCAACCGATGCAGACCAAAGTTCATCCGAAATTGTTTTGGAAGGATTTTTACCCTTTGTTAATGCCTCAGACAAATCTTTCCAGGAACTAAGACCTGTGCGATTGGCCAATTCAGAATAGAATGCTTTTGCTTCTGTCAGAAGATTTGCATCATGATCCCAAATTTTTTCGGAGCTCGCTTTCTCTTCTGTCGTATCTAAGTTCAAATAGTAATACAACGAATCCAAAAATTGGATCGGGTTTTCAGAGAAAGTAATGTTACTTCCATTTCTAGTCCAAAGTTTGCCATCGAAGTAACCAAGAAAACCACCCAAAAGGTGTGGGTTCGCAAGAAGTCGCTCTAAAGGACGAATGACAAGAGTCATCTTTTTGTTTAAGATTTTTTTAAGCTCAGGATCTGCTGCTTTTGTTTTTTCGGTCCAAAGATACTCTAAATCTAGATCATTGATGATGGATTGTAAAGCACCGATTCCTGCAAGATAAGAAATCATAAACGCAGTAGATGGTTTGAACATAGCATCCTTACCCAAAATCCATTGGATGAGTCCGTAGTGAACAAGTAAGTTTGTTTCTAAGTTTTGGCCCCTAAGCTCAGTTTTGCGAAGTATGTTTCCTAAAATTTCTAAGTTTTCCGTTCTAGAGTTTCCATAAGAAACAATAAGAGCTACGTTAGAATCATAAGCCCCAGCTAGATTGTAATGAACAAAGGCACCTGTATCCGGGTTACGTGTACAAATTCCTTGGTCATCCCTAATCTCTTCAGGAAGGGAATTGGACCAGTTTTGGATGATTCCACCCGCATGTGGTTGGAGTGCACGGTTTGTTGCATTGATTCGAACTTCCGCTCCCGATACGTTTCTTACAATTCGCTCCGGTTTAGGAACCCTTGGACCATGAATCGAAAGAACAGCCATTGCTTCCACGAGGGAATCAATGTAAAAGAAATCATTTGGATCACTCGGATTGGTGAACTTCATTTTGTACACCATCTCCGTCACACGGTGTTCCACCTGAATCCTTGTGTTTACTTCCATAAAGAAGAAACTATTTCCTTCCACAATACATTCAAAAGTAGAAACTGAATTCAAACGAATGGCTTTTCCAAACACTTCTGCTTGGTTTTCCATATCCTTTAAAGTTTGCACATCTTTGTCGAGAATGGCAGCTTTTTTGGAATTGGAAGAACGAACTAAATCAGCTTCTTTTTGTAGTAACTCAACAGTTTGCGAAATCTCTAAAAGTTTTTGTTCGTGCATTTGTAAGGAACAATCACGTCCACCAAGGGACAAAGACCATTCCCCGTTACCAATCAACTGGATTTCGTTATGGCGAGTGTTTTCAATATTTAACTCAATAAGGAAGTTTCTATTGGAACCAACGGCAGTGACTTTCGATTCTGCAAGGATTTCCATGACCGCTGCATCAATTTCTGATTTTTCACTGATGACACGTTGTCCCTTTCCCCCACCACCACCGATGTATTTGAATCGAACCCGTTTGCCAGGATATTTTTTCCAAATTTCTTCGCAAAGGATCGCAGACTCTTTTTGTAAGTCTGGGATGGAAGTAATGTCTATGGTTTTTTCATAAGAAAGTTGGAGTAAATCTTCTGCATTGTCTTCCAGTGATTTTGAATCATTGAAAGAGAAGGTTAAGTTATTTTCCTTAGCAACTTTCAAAAGTCCGTCTTTGGAATTTCCCGTTTTTCGAAGTAAGGCAAGTGCAGTGATATTATCCACACCTGGGGTTACCGAGACATTGAGACTTCTTGCTAGTTTTTTTGCCTCATCTTTAGCACCAGCACCTTTGGCAACATGGGAACTTGGTCCCATAAAGATAATTCCTGCTTTTTCAATTGCTTCGATGAATTCAGCATCTTCAGCCATAAATCCGTAACCAGCAAAAATATGCGTATAACCATTGTTTTTCGCAATACCAATGATTTGGTGGATTCTTTGTTCTTTTTCTTCTTTGCCTGCTCCCATATAATCAGGAACACGATGGATGTTGTCTGCAAATCGGAAGTTACGAAGCTCCGGGGCAAGTGCCTTTGGATACACAATGGAATCTTTTTCAGAAAGTAATATTCCATATTCTTTTACACCAATGGCATCAAAAACATCCATGGTTTCTTTACGGACAGGACCACGGCAAACAATGAGGCACTTGATCGATTCTACACTAAAAGACCGGATCCATGCGGATTCGGACTCTTGGAACTGAATGCGTTTTAAATTCTTATCTAACATGGAAATTATTCAAACTCCCTTTGAGGACCGGACATTTCCGCCGGTTTGTATTTGGACATCAGGAAACTCAAGTTTTTAGATAACACATTTCTTGTGTAACCTGGCAAAATGATGGAAGAAACTGAACCAAGAGAAAGTGCTTCTTTTGGATTCATCAGTTCTTTTTCGTATCTTTGACCGATTTCAAAAAGTTTGGCATCGCGAACGGAAGCGGCTTCCTTTTCACTCATTCCCTTTTTTACATTGGCCAAAAATTCTTTTTGGATTCCTGTGATTTCATCTTTGTAAACATACTCTTTTCCAGCAGGACCCATTACCGCAATCCTTGCTGTAGGAAGTGCAAACACCATGGATGCTCCCGTAAAATACGAGTTAAATGTTGCATAAGCTCCACCAAACGCATTACGAATGATGAGTGTAAGTCTTGGAGTTCGAAGGTCAATGATGGAATCGAGAAGTTTTCTTCCTTCCAATACGATACCATTGTGTTCTTGGTCACGACCTGGTAAAAATCCTGTTGTGTCTTCAATGAAAACCATAGGAATGTTGTATAAGTTACAGAATCTTACAAAACGAGTTCCTTTGCGAGAAGCTCCGATATCAATCTGACCTGAGGATACTGCTGAGTTATTGGCAAGAAAACCTACCACATGACCACCAATCCTTCCAAAAGCAGTGACGATATTTCTTGCTCTTTGAGGTTGTAATTCAAAAAACTCACCATGATCACAAATTTGTTGTAAATACAATGTGATATCAAATGGAGTGTTCATTCCTGTAGGAGAATTGAAAGTTTTTCTAAAAAGAATATCTTCTTCGTAAATGAATCTGTCCACAGGATCCGATGTAGGATAAAACGGCGCAAAACTATGGTTATTGTCTGGTAAATAAGAAAGAAGTCGGATCGCAGTTCTGAGTGATCCAAGTTCATCGTTCGTGACTAAGTCTACTACACCAGATTGTCCGTGAACTTTTGGTCCACCCAAATCCTCGGCAGAAATATCTTCCCCAAGAACTGACTTTACTACTCCAGGACCTGTGAGACCAAAGAAGGTTCCATCACATTGGATCATAAAAGATCCTTGGCGTGGAAGGTAAGCTCCCCCACCCGCATTAAAACCAAACATTAGCATTACGGAAGGAACTACACCGCTGATCTTTCGGAGTGCCGTAAAGGCTTCCGAATAACCATCAAGTCCACCCACACCCGCAGGCACATAAGCACCGGCAGAGTCGTTCATTCCAATGAGTGGTATCCCGTGAGTTCCTGCCATTTGGATGAGGCGCGCGAGTTTACTACCATTTGTAGCGTCCATTGAACCCGCACGAAGTGTGAAGTCATGTCCGTAAACGGCAACATCCCGACCTTTGATATTTAAAATTCCGGTAACAATGGATGCCCCATCTAAATTGGGACCCCAGTTTTGATATGTGATGTTAGGTTCTTCATCGGTAAGGACTTTGATTCTCTCCCAAACCGTCATACGGCTTTTGGAGTGTTGGACGCGGATTCTATCTTCACCGCCTCCAAGGATAGGTTTCTCAATGAGTTCCTTTCCTAATTTGAGAGCATCATCATAAATTCCGGTTTGCGTATCCGGAGCCTTGGTTTCTTTGAACGGGTTGGTTAGGGAATACTGCTTGGTTTCCATAAGTTTTTTTCCAATGTTTTGTTTAGGATCACTTAGAAAAGTGATTTTTACTTCAGAGCAGAGCTCAAATCAGGATAAATTGTAAATAGCTGCTGCATTCCAATGATATCGAATACTTTCTCTACTGCAGGTTGAAGGCCACAGATGGATATGCTTATTTTTTGTTCTTGGCAAAGACGTAGAGTCGTTACGAGCAATCGAAGTCCGGCAGAAGAAATAAAGGGAACGTCACTCAAATTGAAAATGACCGGTTTCCCTGCGGCACTGACTAGGGCCATCAAATCCTTTTCAATTTTATGTGTGTTGTGAACATCCAAATTGCCTTGGACATGTACAATCATTTTGTCACCAATGGCTTCCGAATGGATTCCAATTTTATCTTCGTTCATACAATAGTTTTCTCCAAATAGGTTATGTTTTGTTTCCCGTTGAAGTCATAGGACACCTTGTCCATCAGAGTCTCCATTAGATAAACGCCAAATCCTCCCTTCCGTTCCCCCTTTAAATTGGCTTCTACGGAAGGTTTAGGAACTTTTTTTCTGTCAAAGGGTTTTCCCTCGTCTATGAGGACAACCTTAAGATTGTCACCAATCAATTCCAACCGACATTCAAAACTTGGATGACTAAGTTCTGTATCCTTGTAGCTGTGCATGACTATATTGGTTGCTGCTTCATCCAAAGATATAAGAACATCATCAAAGGCAAAGGGTTTTGTGATTTTGCCTTCTAAATGTTCAGAAATAAAATCACGAAGTTGCGGAATTGAGTCTGGGTGTGCAGGAAATACTTTCGAAATTTCGTAACTTATTACATCTGCAAATTTTAAAATCATCACCGTAAAGTCATCATATTGTTCTTCTGAACGAGAGAACTCACGAATGTCATCGTAAACGGCTTCTACGATTTTTTGTGAAGATTCAAGCCTTCTTTCAATAATGAATTCTATGAAGCGGTCTAGACCGTATTCTTCCTCTTCAGGATTTTTTTCCTCAATGGCCCCGTCTGTATAAAAGACCAAAATGTCCCCAGGTTCAATCTGAATCTCACCACCTTGGTAGTTGGTTTGGGGAACTACTCCAAGGGGTGCTCCTTTTCCTTTCAAAAGTTCAAAACTACCATCTTTACGAATCCAAATTTGGTCGTTGTGACCGGCAGAGGCAAATTTTAAGGTCCGCGTTCTTCTTTGGTAGTTTACAAGGAAAAGAGTCACAAACATTCCTGACTGGGAATCTTCGTAGATCAGTTGGTTGGCACGAAATAGAAGTTCTGAAGGAGAAAGGTCTGTCGTCCGTGAAAGTGTGCGAATGATAGAACTTGACATTGCCATAAAAATGGCAGCAGGTAAACTTTTACCCGACACATCGGCAACTAAAAAAGAAAACTGGTCTTCTCCAAAGGAATGGAAATCATAAAAATCACCTGACACCTCTTTGGCGGCGACAGACATCACACCTAAGTCAAATAGCGGAGATTGGATGAGCGAGTTAGGAAGAATATTATTTTGAATTTTTCTTGTAATCTCGATTTCCTTTTCAATTGACTTCTTTGTGATGATCTCTTGGTTTAGCCTTAAGTTTTCATAAGCCTTGGCGAGTGGAGAGGAAAGGGTTTTTAACATCCGAAGGTCAGTTTCATTGAAAGAATGTGCCGAAAGTTTTCCGCTTACATAAAGTGCAGCCCTTAAATTTCCACCCCTAGGGGCAATCGGCAAAATGAGAAAGTTTTTCTTTAAAGTATAAAACTCTAATTCCAAAAAGGATTCCTCTAGTTGCGGAGAGACCACTGCCATACGTGGGTTTCCCGACTCCATAAGACTTAAAAAAAGACGACTTTCTGGCATGGGAAAAAAAGACTCACGTACAATCCCGAGTTGCCTTGCATAAACCTGGATTCGGCTTTTGTTTTTTTCTTCAATTATGACCATTCCCGCATCTTCGCATGACAACTCTTTGGTGAGGATACTTAATGTTTTGGACATAAGCCCCAGTTCATCATGGGATTCGAGAACAGCTTGACCCAAATCAAAAATTGATTCTAAAGTACTTAGCTTTTGTTTGAGTTCTAAGTTAGTTTCATTGAGATTTTCGAGTAATCTTGTTTTTTGAATGGCAACAGCACAGGCACTAGAGAAAGACAAAAACGTATCAATATCGTCCTGGCTAAAGTTATTTCGATCGATAGTATTGATGGCTTCTATGACACCGATGACTTCGTCACCAACAATCAAAGGACTTGCTAGGATATTCCGTGTAATGAAATTAGAGGCTTTGTCCACATCTCGGAACACACGATCGTCATTTTGCGCATCGTTAATAATCATTGGTTGTTTTGTGACTGCAACTGTTCCGGCAATCCCTTGTCCCACAGGAACCTTGATTTTGGCCACTTCTTCGCGTTTTTCTCCGGTAACAGTGTGGAAAATCAAAAACTCTTTTTTATCATCTAACAAAAGCAAGGAACTAGCTTCAGTACGAAAAACAGATTTTGCCGATTCCATCACCATCACGAGTACACGTTCCAAATCAACACTGGTATTAATTAGAACTGCAACTCGAATGATTTCCTCTAAAAAATACTGAAGTCTATTATTATTGTTATGAATATTGGCATTGTCGATGAGAAGTAATATGGAAGTAGTAAGGGAATTAAAAAATTGTGGTTCTGATTCTGAAAGGACAGTATCTTTAAAAAGTGCATTGAGGTTAGCACTAAAGTAATTAATTAAATCCAAATCCTGTTCAGAAAAATTTTGGAAGTGTTTGATACCTTCCAGGACTAAAACTCCTAAAGCTAAGTCCCCAATCTCATCCCCCACATAACAAGCAATATAAGACTCTGCAACAGGACCATCGGAATCTTTTAAATGAGAGCCTTTTTTAATAAGGATACTTTTACGGGTTTTAAAAACATGTTTGGCAACCAAACCAGCACTGGATTTGTCACCAATCAATCCGAAACGGCTTAGGTTCCCTCTTTCATTTCGAAAATAGAATGCAGCAGATTTTGCTGAGACAAGTCGTTTTGCTTGACCAAGAATAAAATGGTACAAGTCATCTAATTCAGAAGAAGATGAGAGGTAAAATCCGCCTTCGTTGTTTTTTCGAATGATTGGCGGAAGGAAACTGGGCTTCAATGGTTTAATCTTTGTTAAATTTTAATGATTCTTCTCTTAATCTTCGATTAGCATCTTCCAATGATTTGATTTTGTCGAATGCGGACATGAGTTCATCCCGACTAAGATTGGATACCATGGAGCTTGCTTGTACTGTCTCTTTCGCTTCCCTGAGTTCCACTCTTGAATAATCGATAATTTGTTCATACATTCGTATGATCTCATCTGCGTTTGCTAATTCTTGTTCGTTGAGTCGAAGAACTTTTTCATAGCCTTTGATGATATCCGATTGGATTTTCAATTTTTTAGTCAGTTCTTCTACTGTATCTTGTCCCATAACATCTCTGGTTCCTTAGCCAATTTAGGATTCTGTTGACAAGCAAACGCGGTCACTCACCTTGGATTAGCACAAGGGGACGTAGCTCAGTTGGGAGAGCGTTTGAATGGCATTCAAAAGGTCGGGGGTTCGATTCCCCTCGTCTCCAAAATCCCTCCCGGAATTTCACCGTTCAAAGCCTCCCCTGTCAAATTCTTTTTCATTTGGAGTGGAGATCACTTGATCAATCAGTGACCTTTTCCAATCTATTCCATATTAGATTATGGCTGTTAGAAAAATCCTCAAGATTGGCAATCCCTTACTCCGTCAAACGAGCGAAGACGTAACTGAATCCGAAATCCAAACCAAGGAATTCAAAAAACTGATTCGAGATATGTTTGAAACAATGAGACACGCTGACGGTGTTGGCCTTGCTGCCCCCCAAATTGGTGTTCTTAAAAAACTAGTTGTTGTTGGTCAGGACGATGACAATGAAAGATACCCTGGAACCCCAGAGGTTCCCAATCAAATCATCCTGAATCCAGAGATTACTCCCCTTTCTCCGGCCGGGGAAGGATTTTGGGAAGGTTGTCTTTCTGTTCCTGGAATGCGTGGATATGTAGAAAGACCCGATAAAATTCGAATGAAATGGAGAGATGAAAATTTCCAGGAACATGAAGAAATCATTTCGGGTTATCGTGCGATCGTATTACAACATGAGTGCGACCACCTCTTCGGTGTTCTCTATGTAGATAGACTCAAAAGTACAAAGTTGTTCGGTTATAACGAAGACATTGATACCGCAGGTAAGTTGTTAGATTAATTTTTTTTCTCCTATAGGAGTTATATGGGCACATCCATCGTTCAGTACTTTCTTTCGAAGAGTTTATTCGTAAACCTTCTTACCTTTCTTATCCTACTTGTGGGTGGTTTTACGGCCGCTACAATGAACCGCGAAGCATTCCCGAATATCAACTTTGATATTGTGAGTGTCACCACAGTTTACCCTGGAGCTGCCCCTGCAGATGTGGAAAAATTGGTCACCAAACCTTTGGAAGATGCTATCAAAGAAGTGGATGGGATCAAAGAATTTCGCTCTGCTTCATTGGAAAACCGATCAGGGATTATCGTTACAATTGATCCCAATACAAAAAATACACAAAAAGTAGTCGATGATTTGAAATCGGCCATCGATCGAATCCAAGACATGCCTACCGAGGTTGAGGATCCAATTGTCACAGAAATCACAACGGCAAGACAACCTGTAATTGAAATTCATTTGTCGTCAGCAACGAGAGACGACAAACCTTTGTTAAGTGCAAAAGAGCTCCGAGACAAAGCTAAAATTTTAGAAGAAAAACTCAAAGAACTACCAACGGTAGCAAGGATTACCAAACGCGGATGGCGAGAAAGGGAAATGAAAGTGGACTTAGATCCCGACAAATTAAGAAGCCTTTCTCTATCTTCTACCCAAGTAATCAATGCCCTCCGTCTTAGAAACATCAATTTCCCTGGCGGCAATATCAATGAAAAAACAAGAGAAATCATCGTCCGCACGGTCGGTGAATTTGATACCGCCGAAGAAATAGAAAAT is a window encoding:
- a CDS encoding chemotaxis protein CheW, giving the protein MQELQYLTFLISEELFGLGILYIKEIIEFESVTHVPMMPEYIPGVINLRGNVVPVIDLNMRFYKKKTETNRKTCIIITEIKMENEIIDVGLLVDAVNEVVDITPDSIEEPPSFGSKIRLDFIQGLGKLENKFVIILKVNQILELSELQTIQETSSNVM
- a CDS encoding ATP-binding protein, which produces MLDKNLKRIQFQESESAWIRSFSVESIKCLIVCRGPVRKETMDVFDAIGVKEYGILLSEKDSIVYPKALAPELRNFRFADNIHRVPDYMGAGKEEKEQRIHQIIGIAKNNGYTHIFAGYGFMAEDAEFIEAIEKAGIIFMGPSSHVAKGAGAKDEAKKLARSLNVSVTPGVDNITALALLRKTGNSKDGLLKVAKENNLTFSFNDSKSLEDNAEDLLQLSYEKTIDITSIPDLQKESAILCEEIWKKYPGKRVRFKYIGGGGGKGQRVISEKSEIDAAVMEILAESKVTAVGSNRNFLIELNIENTRHNEIQLIGNGEWSLSLGGRDCSLQMHEQKLLEISQTVELLQKEADLVRSSNSKKAAILDKDVQTLKDMENQAEVFGKAIRLNSVSTFECIVEGNSFFFMEVNTRIQVEHRVTEMVYKMKFTNPSDPNDFFYIDSLVEAMAVLSIHGPRVPKPERIVRNVSGAEVRINATNRALQPHAGGIIQNWSNSLPEEIRDDQGICTRNPDTGAFVHYNLAGAYDSNVALIVSYGNSRTENLEILGNILRKTELRGQNLETNLLVHYGLIQWILGKDAMFKPSTAFMISYLAGIGALQSIINDLDLEYLWTEKTKAADPELKKILNKKMTLVIRPLERLLANPHLLGGFLGYFDGKLWTRNGSNITFSENPIQFLDSLYYYLNLDTTEEKASSEKIWDHDANLLTEAKAFYSELANRTGLSSWKDLSEALTKGKNPSKTISDELWSASVASHNGFQAGLETLLLLPKIGIKSNFFGLDVNADLDGVVPDEFKNKDTRDAYIKTLNPPPKMSGDEIVAPMGGMFYSKEAPNLPQLINEGDHFQAGQPLFIIEVMKMFNKILAPVSGTIVKNLMVDSDGKIVSKAQAIFKIKPDEILKEESPEDIRARKVKVTKELGLG
- a CDS encoding protein-glutamate methylesterase/protein-glutamine glutaminase encodes the protein MKKIKVFVIDDSAVVRQVLTEIFKSDSNFEFLGSASDPLFALDKMNNNWPDVIVLDIEMPRMDGLSFLKKIMSERPTPVVICSTLTTEGSDTAMFAMSLGACDIITKPKIGLKDFLNESTIELTDAVMAAAAVSLKALPSLSNQKQFTVKLDKKQDISQLQATEKIVAIGTSTGGTIALEEVLTKLPRDKTPGIVIVQHMPEKFTETFAKRLDSICEISVREAKDGDRVVRGLALIAPGNRHMTVKRSGAQYYVEITDGPLVNRHRPSVDVLFRSVARHVGKNSKGIIMTGMGDDGASGLLEMKDAGADTIAQNEETSVVFGMPKEAIKRGGVNHILPLTEIYKTIVGYG
- a CDS encoding methyl-accepting chemotaxis protein; the protein is MKNVKISTKLIGFFLTGLLFVIWTSFYTWGMLSKSGISEEKTKVQLQKTENLTSVWNLSQSIQSDLFTALQSQEIDKTSIAKIKYDLEKLNSAWEQITNLPNSPEESAILKTAITQKEEYSVLVKSFLNEPDDLTKKELLKSTLTELWKPYSFSISKWNTLLQKESISEIAKEDSKPLETLSPFFLSGAVFLTITAFLLFLLLRQVGKPLQDAIQIKTALDCVSTNVMISDLDLNVVYMNKAIHSMFGKSEADIKTQIRNFSLKDLMGSNIDSYHKDPSHQRKLLGSFTSEHKTSIKIGNREFNLIANPIITSSGERLGSVVEWADVTEANANSKAIERSQATVEFNMDGSIVTANENFLTLMNYSMNEIKGQNHRIFLETQEANSEAYRQFWAALNRGEFQSAEYKRIGKNGKEVWIQAIYTPIIDANGKPYKVINFATDITENKKQVREFIGQIEAINKAQATIEFNMDGTIITANDIFLKTMGYGLQEVAGKHHRMFVEPAMVNSEDYRQFWAGLNRGEFQTSEYRRIGKGGKIVWLQATYNPILDLNGKPYKVIKFASDITEQKNVAIETARIVDDLVIGLSALENGDLTQLITNEYDGGFAKLRDSFNNTSKKLVDIINDVRTNTDALVNAADEVASTASTLSQGASEQAASVEETSASLEEMGASIDQNAENAKQTDTIATKSAKDAKQGGEAVKNTVTAMKEIADKISIIEDIAYQTNLLALNAAIEAARAGEHGKGFAVVASEVRKLAERSQKSANEIGSLAGSSVQIAESAGKLIEEIVPAINKTADLVQEITAASQEQSSGVNEVNKAMGQLDQVSQQSASASEELAAIAEELQAQAEKLLSSISFFKLGKQANFQSVVESKHTKPVAKPTGRLQTPNARKADPSDDNGKFQKY
- a CDS encoding chemotaxis protein CheD — translated: MDSPNEVVDRFLNPGEIFFGGPEFRVKTLLGSCVSIVLWHPNRHLGGMCHYLLPTPADLHSEKTHKYGVDAVAFFLSEMKKRRSQPNEYYAKVFGGSNMFLHEEREILKDNSSLNVGARNAEFAKKILKENEIKILSEDLGGTLSRKIYFTVWDGEVWVEKK